The Papaver somniferum cultivar HN1 chromosome 3, ASM357369v1, whole genome shotgun sequence genome includes a region encoding these proteins:
- the LOC113355554 gene encoding endoglucanase 25-like, with protein MYGRDPWGGPLEIHAADSATDDDRSRNLNDFDKAALSRPLDETQQSWLLGPGEQKKKKYVDLGCIIVSRKIFVWTVGTILAAAFLTGLIVLIIKTVPRHHHPEPPPDNYTQALHKALMFFNAQRSGPLPKHNNVSWRGNSGMKDGLSDSVNKNLVGGYYDAGDAIKFNFPQSFAMTMLSWSVIEYSHKYEAVGELNHVKEIIKWGTDYLLKTFNNSADTIDKIAAQVGSGDTSGGSTTPNDHYCWTRPEDIDYPRPVYECHACSDLAAEMSAALASASIVFKDNKSYSKKLVHGAATLFKFARDQRGRYSAGSAEAATFYNSTSYWDEFLWGGSWMYYATGNSSYLALATARGLAKHAGAFWGGPNYGVFSWENKLTGAQVLLSRLRLFLSPGYPYEDMLSTFHNQTSIIMCSYLPVFTSFNRTKGGLIQLNHGAPQPLQYVVNAAFLATLYADYLEAADTPGWYCGPNFYSTKVLRDFAKTQVNYILGKNPRKMSYVVGFGHKYPKHVHHRGASIPKNRVRYNCKGGWKWRDTHKPDPNTLVGAMVGGPDKHDGFHDVRTNYNYTEPTLAGNAGLVAVLIALSGEGKPSTPLIDKNTIFTAVPPMFPTPPPPPAPWKP; from the exons ATGTATGGGAGAGATCCATGGGGAGGTCCATTAGAAATACACGCAGCAGATTCAGCAACAGATGATGACAGGAGTAGAAATCTAAATGATTTTGATAAAGCTGCATTATCAAGACCACTAGATGAAACACAGCAATCCTGGTTGTTAGGTCCTGgcgaacagaagaagaagaaatatgttGATCTTGGTTGTATTATTGTCAGTAGGAAAATATTTGTCTGGACTGTTGGTACTATCCTTGCTGCTGCTTTCTTGACTGGTTTGATTGTGTTGATTATTAAAACTGTTCCCAGACATCATCATCCTGAACCTCCACCGGATAATTATACTCAAGCTCTTCATAAAGCTCTCATGTTCTTCAATGCTCAACGTT CTGGACCATTACCAAAGCATAATAATGTGTCTTGGAGGGGAAATTCTGGGATGAAAGATGGATTATCTGATAGTGTTAATAAGAATTTAGTTGGTGGTTATTATGATGCTGGAGATGCAATCAAGTTCAATTTCCCACAATCTTTTGCAATGACTATGTTGAGTTGGAGTGTAATTGAATACAGTCACAAATATGAAGCTGTCGGTGAGCTTAACCATGTCAAGGAGATTATTAAGTGGGGTACTGATTACTTACTCAAGACGTTTAATAATTCTGCTGATACTATTGACAAGATCGCTGCACAG GTTGGATCAGGAGACACTTCAGGGGGGAGTACTACTCCAAATGATCATTATTGCTGGACGAGGCCAGAGGACATTGACTATCCAAGGCCAGTGTATGAGTGTCATGCCTGCTCAGATCTTGCAGCTGAAATGTCTGCTGCTTTAGCTTCTGCATCCATCGTATTCAAAGACAACAAGAGTTATTCAAAAAAGCTAGTCCATGGTGCTGCGACTCTCTTCAAATTCGCACGGGATCAAAGAGGAAGGTACAGCGCTGGAAGTGCAGAAGCTGCGACTTTCTATAATTCCACTAGTTACTGGGACGAGTTCCTTTGGGGTGGATCATGGATGTATTATGCCACTGGAAATTCTTCTTACCTTGCACTTGCTACTGCTCGGGGTCTAGCTAAACATGCTGGCGCTTTTTGGGGTGGTCCTAATTACGGTGTTTTCAGCTGGGAAAACAAGCTTACTGGTGCTCAA GTTCTCCTGAGTAGATTACGACTTTTCTTGAGTCCTGGGTACCCGTATGAAGatatgttgagcactttccatAATCAGACGAGTATTATTATGTGCTCTTACTTACCAGTTTTCACCAGCTTTAATCGAACTAAAG GAGGCTTGATACAATTGAACCATGGAGCTCCTCAGCCCCTCCAATATGTTGTCAACGCTGCTTTTTTGGCAACTTTGTATGCTGATTACCTTGAAGCTGCGGATACGCCTGGGTGGTATTGTGGACCTAATTTCTACTCGACCAAAGTACTGCGTGATTTTGCCAAGACCCAG GTTAACTATATCCTTGGAAAAAATCCTAGGAAAATGAGTTATGTTGTTGGTTTTGGACATAAATATCCAAAACATGTTCATCACAGAGGGGCCTCGATTCCTAAGAACAGAGTCAGATATAATTGTAAAGGAGGATGGAAATGGAGGGATACTCATAAGCCGGACCCAAATACACTAGTTGGAGCCATGGTTGGTGGACCTGACAAGCATGATGGCTTCCATGATGTGCGAACAAACTACAACTACACCGAGCCAACACTTGCAGGTAATGCAGGTTTGGTGGCTGTGCTCATTGCTTTATCAGGTGAAGGCAAACCTTCGACACCCTTAATTGACAAGAATACGATATTCACAGCAGTACCACCAATGTTCCCAACTCCTCCTCCACCTCCAGCGCCATGGAAACCTTAA